Proteins encoded together in one Leptodactylus fuscus isolate aLepFus1 unplaced genomic scaffold, aLepFus1.hap2 HAP2_SCAFFOLD_203, whole genome shotgun sequence window:
- the LOC142187359 gene encoding uromodulin-like translates to MRSLTSYAKSCNFCNSTNNANCDARSGYVICSCKPGYIGNGNNCTRMAFCDTYQCCPQGYKWDIDQKVCADINECSSPSLNECSPTETCINRNGIYLCNPNPAATCSGRVCSKDQDCLNVGQNQFTCADPCDWYKLKNGDSRLSSISSSGRFDTDRYDFGWFRYTGKLTASLKEGTVGSLKCGSLEPFSLAAAHPKIGDGITLVPLYSNSLSGPVKAGTLPVKACPRGYYVYKFSGSLKFDVYCT, encoded by the exons ATGCGAT CTCTCACATCAT ATGCAAAATCCTGCAACTTCTGTAACTCCACGAATAACGCCAACTGTGACGCAAGAAGCGGCTACGTCATCTGCTCCTGTAAGCCTGGCTACATTGGGAACGGGAACAACTGCACCCGTATGGCCTTCTGTGACACGTACCAGTGCTGCCCCCAGGGGTACAAATGGGATATAGACCAGAAGGTGTGTGCGGACATCAATGAATGCTCCAGCCCCTCCCTGAACGAGTGCTCGCCAACAGAGACCTGCATCAACCGCAATGGCATCTACCTCTGTAATCCCAACCCCGCCGCCACCTGCTCTGGGAGAGTTTGTTCCAAAGACCAAGACTGTCTGAACGTCGGCCAAAACCAATTCACATGTGCCGATCCCTGTGACTGGTACAAGCTGAAGAACGGAGATAGCAGATTGTCCAGCATTAGTTCCAGCGGCAGATTCGACACTGACAGATACGACTTTGGCTGGTTCCGTTATACTGGAAAGCTCACGGCCAGCCTGAAAGAGGGCACTGTAGGGTCCCTGAAATGTGGCTCCCTGGAACCGTTTTCTCTGGCTGCAGCGCATCCAAAAATTGGTGATGGGATCACGTTGGTTCCCTTATACAGCAACTCCCTGAGTGGACCCGTGAAGGCGGGCACCCTGCCAGTGAAGGCCTGCCCCCGAGGATACTACGTCTACAAGTTTTCAGGATCGCTCAAGTTTGACGTCTACTGCACAG